The Alosa sapidissima isolate fAloSap1 chromosome 8, fAloSap1.pri, whole genome shotgun sequence genome contains a region encoding:
- the rab3c gene encoding ras-related protein Rab-3C — protein MDLYGKMAVTQDGKQEGSDQNFDYMFKLLIIGNSSVGKTSFLFRYADDAFTSAFVSTVGIDFKVKTVYKNEKRIKLQIWDTAGQERYRTITTAYYRGAMGFILMYDITNEESFAAVQDWSTQIKTYSWDNAQVILVGNKCDMSDERVVSVDSGRLLAEQLGFEFFEASAKENINVKQTFEKLVDIICDKMSESLEADPALASGSPATKLTDNPPPPQQPNCGC, from the exons ATGGATTTATACGGGAAG ATGGCTGTGACGCAAGATGGGAAGCAAGAAGGCTCAGATCAGAACTTTGATTacatgtttaaattattaatcaTAGGAAACAGCAGCGTTGGGAAAACGTCTTTTCTTTTTCGCTATGCTGACGACGCGTTCACTTCAGCCTTTGTCAGCACTGTGGGAATAGACTTTAAAGTGAAAACTGTCTACAAGAATGAGAAGAGGATCAAACTACAAATCTGG GACACGGCTGGCCAGGAGAGGTATAGGACCATCACAACAGCGTACTACCGGGGGGCCATGGGCTTCATCCTAATGTATGATATCACCAATGAGGAGTCCTTCGCTGCCGTCCAGGACTG GTCGACCCAAATCAAGACGTACTCATGGGACAATGCCCAGGTGATTCTGGTGGGGAACAAGTGTGACATGTCCGATGAGAGAGTGGTGTCTGTGGACAGCGGGCGGCTGCTGGCAGAACAGCTGG GCTTTGAGTTCTTCGAGGCCAGCGCCAAGGAGAACATCAATGTCAAGCAGACGTTTGAGAAGCTGGTGGACATCATCTGCGACAAGATGTCCGAGAGCCTGGAGGCCGACCCTGCTCTGGCATCGGGCTCGCCGGCCACCAAGCTGACCGACAACCCACCACCCCCCCAGCAGCCAAACTGCGGCTGTTAA